In the genome of Candidatus Desulfatibia profunda, the window ATCCCCGGGAGACGACCCCTCCAATCCTGTACTCGCCTCCTTTCATATGTTCGATTTCATCGGCGGAAGATACAGTGTCACTTCAGCCGTAGGCGGCGTGCCCCTGAGCCTCTATTTGGGGTATGAGCGTTTTGAAGCGTTTTTAAAAGGCGCCGAAGCCATGGATCAGCACGCCCATGATTTACCTGCGGAAAAAAATATCCCCCTGATAGCCGCTTTGATTTCGATCTGGAACAACAACTTTCTGGGGTATCCTGCCCAGGCCGTCATACCCTATGCAGCTCCTTTGTCCAAACTGGCAGCCCACATCCAGCAACTTAGCATGGAAAGCAACGGCAAATCGGTTACCAAAGAGGGCAACAGGCTGGATGAACCTGCCGGCGGCATTATCTTCGGAGAACCTGGTACCAATGCCCAGCACTCGTTTTTTCAACTGGCCCACCAGGGACGTCCCTTCCCCATCGAATTTATCGGCATCATCCGGCCCCAGTACGATCAGTACCGGAACCTGTCCAAAGGGGTCACCAACCACCAGGAACTGTGGTCGAATCTGATCGCACAGCCGGCCGCCCTGGCAATCGGCAAGGAGGACCCGAATCCGGCCAAATCTTTTGCCGGCAACAGACCGTCATCCACCCTGCTGCTGAACGACCTGTCAGCGGAGAGTATCGGGCGCCTTCTGGCATTTTATGAAGCCAAAACGGTCTTTGAAGCCTTTATCTGGGGGATTAATCCCTTTGACCAGTTCGGGGTGGAGCTTGGTAAAACCCTGGCAACAGGGATTCGCAAGCAGACGGCGGCCAAAAATCAAAACAGCGAACATTGCTTTGAAGGCCTGGATCCCATTACCGAATTTTATCTGAACACCCTGTTTTCCGGCAGAATTTAGCGACTCGGTTCCGAATTTTGTGTTTTTTTGTCGTAAAAGGAAAATCGATCACGAAAACACGAAATAGGGAAAGCACGAAATTTAATATTTTTTCGTATTTTCGTGCTTTCGTGATAAAATTTTCTTCTTTTCCGGTTTATTTTGGAAAGCGGTAAATCACCGCGCCCCAGGTCAATCCGGCGCCCAGCGCCAGAAACATCACCGTGCTGCCCCTGCCGATTATATTTTTTTCAATGGCTTCGTCCAGGGCAATGGGGATGCTGGCTGCGGTGGTATTGCCGTATTGCTGGATATTGTGAAATACTTTTTCTTCAGGCAAACTCATGGCCTTGGCAAAGGCCTGATTGATGCGCAGATTGGCCTGGTGCGGAATGAACAGATCGATATCGTCGATGGACAAACCGGCCGCTTTTGTGGTTGCTTCGGCCACCTGGGGGAGCCTCCTGACCGCGGTTTTGAACACCGCCCGGCCGTCCATGAACGGATAATGGCGGCCTTCCTTGATCATTTCCGCGTTAATTGAAGGATTTAACTTATGGGACGGCACTTCCACCGTCAAAATGTCCGCGAACTCACCCTGGGAATGAAGCCGGGCGGCAACAATGCCCACCGCTTCGTCGGTTTCAACACCTTCCAGGCAGACGGCGCCGGCGCCGTCACCGAATATTACGGCAACGTCCCGTCCGCGCGTGGAAATATCGAGTCCGGTACTGTGCACTTCAGCACCGACAAATAAAATTCGGTTGAAATAGCCGCTGCGAATAAATGCATCCGCCGTTGCCAATCCGTATAAAAACCCCGTGCATTGCTGGCGGATATCAAGGGCCGGTGTGGTTTCAAGCCCCAGTTTGTGCTGTAAAAGACACCCTGATCCTGGAAAAAAAATATCCGGACTGAGTGTGCCGAAAATAATAAGATCAATATCTTCGGGTTGCCACCCTGCTCGCTCCAGGGCAATTTTGGCAGCCTCAAGACCAAGATCCGAAGATCCGACCCCGCCGGCTTCAGGAATCCAGTGCCGTTTTTCGATACCGGTACGCTGGCGGATCCATTCATCCGATGTGTCCATCCACTGTTCCAGATCATGGTTGGTAACGACACGGGGCGGCAGAAAGCGTCCGGTACTTTTTATGATGGACTTTTTCATGGTTGTTATTCCTTAAATTCCCACAGGGCGTCCCGCAGCCCCGAAGTCCGCTCAATTTTACGCGATACGGCGGCCTTGATAATGTCTGCGGTCCCCCATATCGAAATGGTCTGCCTGGCCCTTGTGATTGCCGTGTAGAACAGTTCGCGTGTCAGTACCGGATAATCCCTTTCCGGCAGAACCAGCAGAACGTCATCAAACTCAGAGCCCTGGCTTTTGTGAACGGTCATGGCAAAAACCGTTTCGTGCTCGGAAAGTCTGTGAGGTAAAAATCGCCTGGGTTGGCCGGAGGCTCCGGAAAAATAAACATATAGTTCTTCCCGGCCGCCTGCTTCCGGGGCCGGAAGGGTGATCCCCATATCGCCATTAAACAGGCCCAGGTTATAATCATTGCGAGTGATCATAACCGGTCTTCCCGCATACCATTCTTGCTTTGGCCTTATCAAACCTTCCCGGCCCAACACCTGTTCCGCCAGCCTGTTGAGCGCAATAACCCCCAAGGGTCCGATGTTTACGGCACATAATATCTTGAAGCGCTCAAAGCGTTCAAGGGCTGTATGGGGATCAGCGGTTTCAAGATATTCTGAATAACCTTGGATCAACCTTTTTGCAAGGGTCTGAAGCAGCTCTTTCCGATCCGACATCTCTTGCCATAAGATATGCGCCTGGGAAGCTCTTAGCACACTAAAAACCTTTTCAACGTCCCCCTGATTCACGCTTCGGCTGAATTTGCCGATGGCGCTGCTTTCTGCAAATCGAAAGCTTTTTGTTAATAGCGCGATACAATCCTGCAGTCCGGGTCCTGTTTGATCATGCTCGCTGTTCAGATTGAATTCTTCCCGGGTGATTTGTTCTAGCCGTTTACGAAATGGCAGCGAAAAACCGTGGACATTGTTGCGGTCGCAAATGTCGCCCAGAACGGAACCTGCCTCGACCGAAGCAAGCTGATCCTTATCTCCGATGAGGATCAGTCTGGCTTCGATCGGTACGGCCGCCAGGAGTTTTGACATCAGAGCCAGATCGACCATAGACGCCTCGTCCACCACCACGATGTCAGCGGGCAGCGGATTTTCGGCATTATAAAAAAAGTACCTGGACCCCTGCTTCGATTTCAGCATGCGGTGAATCGTATACGATTCAGAGGGTATGGCATCAATGACTTCTTGGCGACAGTTCAATGTTTTTTTTGTGGCCTTAATCGATTCGGAAAGTCTGGCAGCGGCTTTTCCGGTCGGTGCGCACAGAAAGATCTCAAGCCCGCCGGTCTGCTCTAACAGCAATGCCAGGATTTTTGCCACCGTAAAGGTTTTTCCGGTTCCCGGCCCGCCGGAGATCACACAGAACTTTTTCAACGTGGCGGTAAGGGCCGCCACTTTCTGCCAATCGGTACCTTCCTGGGAAACCATGGGAAAAAGTCTTTGTAAGCCGTCTTGTAACAAAGGTATATTGATCGGATCGATATCCTTTTGAACTCGTTTAATGACGGACTCCGAAAGTTTTTTTTCATATTCCCAATAGCGATAAAGGTACAGTCTGTTTTTCTCGTCGAGTATCAGGGGACGAAACTCTCCGGAACTTCCCACCACAGGACTTGCGCGGAGTTTTTCAGTCCAGACGGAAAGCGGCGGATATTTCAGCCCGATTGCGCCATCCTGGTTTTCAAACAAAGGCGTTTCCACCACCGCAGCCAGATCTAAATATACATCGCCGGTTCCAGTTACATGGCTTGCCAGTGCCGCTCCCAGAAAAATATATGGATCATCTTGGCGGCAAAGGCCGGTGATAAAGCGTGCGAAATGGAAGTCGATATCGTTAAAAATTCCATTATCATATAAGTCTTTTAGATTAATATTGTTCATGTTGTCGCCGTCGGATGATCCCGTTGTAAACCGTGAAGAACTCGTGCCCAAGTGCTCATAAAACCGAACAGATTTTTTTTGGTTATCCCGTTATCCCGTTCGCCGGTTGGCCGGTTGATTCGATTTAAACAGTTTTAATAAAGATCCTTATTTGCAGATGTTGGTGAATACGCCGTCAGCCTGTCTTATCCAGACGGGACAACGGGCAAACTGGCAAACGGGCTAACCAGTTATTCACACTCAAACAGCTTCACGCTTTACAACGGAATCATCTTTCATAGAAAATAGCCGGGTTAGCCTCCGGGGATCAGGGCCCTGCCCAGTGCAGCGATCGTATCCGCAGCAGGCAGGTCCTTGTAAATTCCGAAATCCGGCCCGAAATCAGGATCAACGCCACGGATAAATATGTAAAAAACACCGCCGAAATCGGTTTCATACCTGTAACCCGGCACCCTGCTCTGCAAGTACCGGTGAAGTGCGAGCGTATATAAATGATATTGCAGGATGTAATAGTCGTTGTGCATGGTTTGATTCAAGGCGGCTCTATCGTAATTTTCAAGTCGCGAACCCAAAAAATTCGATTTCCAGTCCACCAAAAAATAACGGCCCTTGGCATGCAAGACCAGGTCGATATACCCCTTCATAAAACCCTTGGCCAGCGGAAACGACAGTTTATCAATCCGCTGGGGAAAATCGGCGGAAATATCAACGCCGGCACGGGTCTTGAAAATCGTCTTCAGTGTTTGAGGGGTTATCGATTTTAATGGAAAATAAAATTCCATCTCATTAATCCGGTCCTGGCATTGAACACTGGAGAGGGTTAACGGCGTTGTGCCCGACGGCAGTGGGGTTACCAGGACTTTTTGTATCATGGTATTGACAGGTGCCTGCCAGTTGGCATCAAATCCATATGCCTTCAGCTTGTCGGTCACCAGTTTTTTGCGTTGGTCGGGATCGTTTGATGCAAAATCAAGATGCTCGAAGATGTCGTGAAAAAAAAGTCCGGTTCTGGTTCCCGCCGGAAATGAAAAGATATCGGCATTTTCGGGAACATCCCGCCGATATGCCGGGATGTTCCGGCTGGCATCGCCATAGGTGTCACGATCCGGCAGCGCTTGATCAAAGGACCGTTTCGATATCAGGTATGAGTAACTCGCCACCTTCCAGGTGGTGTCGATGTTTCCTGTAAATTGCCTGCAAAAGCGTTTTTGCCCACGTGCCTTGCGAGGATGATATTCTTGGTGGGTTTCAAGCGGCATGGAAACAAGTTCAATGCTCCCTTCTGATCGATTTGCCAGATGTTCAAGGTCAGCCATAAACTCTTGGCTTTTTTTGATTGAAATCCCGGATTTCATCAAGGCAGACACAATATCATCACCGCTGGCGCCGTCCGCATGGGTCCGGTCGCAGTGAAACAGGTAGGCCAAAGCGGACGTTTGGGCTGTTTTAAAGGATCCCCATACCAGATAGCATCGTTTTTTTGCACGGGTTAAAGCAACGTAAAGCAATCTTAAGTTTTCCGCCAGAAGCTCATTTTGAGCCTGAACACGATGACGGCTGTTTGGGCCGGCGTCAATATCGAGCGTCAGTGTATTGTTTTCGGTATTTTCATGAAAAGAAACTTCTTTGCGCTTGATTAAAGAGCCATCCCATCCAAACGGACAAAAAACAACCGGAAATTCCAGCCCTTTGCTTTTATGGATCGTAATGATCTTAACGGCATGCTCGTCGCTTTCCAGACGCAACTGGTGCACTTCCGATTCGGATAATACGGCTTGTGTTTGTTCGGACAACCATCTGATAAGGCCGGTAATTCCCAGCTTTTTTGAAATCGATTCCTGGTGGAGAATTTCCGCCAGGTGGAGAACATTCGTCAGTCTCCTGTCACCATCCGGAAATGACAGCAGACGTCCCCTCACCTTTTCCCCGGCCGTCATCAGACGAAACATTCTGATGAAACCGTATTGCTGCCATACCTGAAAATATTCCCTGAAGGCGCCAAGTCGCGCCTGCCACCAGTGCGCCTCTTCAGATCCCAGGTCGAGTTCTTGTCCGGAAACTCCCATCATGTCGGTTACAAGGGCCGACCGAAACAGGCGTTCATTGACAGGTTCGGAAATGCTCGCCAAGATCCTTTCCATCTCCAGGGCTTCATGGGTATCAAAAACGTTTCCGGCGCCATAGATAACAGCGGGAATCCGTTTGGCTGCAAGGTGTGTTTTGATAACTTTTGCCTGCCGGTTTGTGCGAACAAGGACGGCGATGTCACCGGACTTGATATCAACGGTTTCATGATCAGATGCGCCCCCGGGGTCCGCGGCCATAAGACGGGAAATTTCAGCGGCAACCGCTGCTGCGATCAACTCTATGGCCTCGGTTTTATTTAGGGATGTTGCTTTATCAAATGGCAGATACCATAATGTTAACGGCGCGTTCCCTGTAACCGCTTTGCTTTTTTCTCCGGGGATACCTTCTTCAAACGGTATCTTTTTAAATATGAACGGTGTTTGAACATTTGAAAAAATCGTGTTGACCGCTTTGATCAGCGCCGGCGTTGAGCGCCAGTTTTCGATCAGGGTGTATTTTGAATCCGCCTGGCGCGCCGCCTTCATGTAAGAAAAGATATCAGCGCCTCTGAAGCTGTATATGGATTGCTTGGGATCGCCGATCATAAACAGGGCGTTTTGTTTTGAAGCAAAGAGCCTGGAAAAAATTTCATATTGAACCGAATCCGTATCCTGAAATTCATCCACAAGGGCAGCCCTGTATTTATTCGCAATAGCGGCGGCAAGCGCGTTTCCGCCTTTATCTTCAAGGGCTCTTTTTACCATCAGCAAAAGATCGTCAAAAAATTGGATGTTCGCTTGTTTTTTCCTGGCCGACAGTTCTGTTTCTACAAATTTGAAACATTCGGATTTAAGAAACAGAAGATACCTTTCCATTTCCTTTTCCAGGCCAACACCTTTTTGATAGAGTTCTTCACAAAAATCAAATAGCTCGTGCGATGGCGGGGTGTGGTTTTTTCGAGTGGATGTGATTAGTTTTGTAACGGTAAATTTTTCAAAATTTTCAAACAACGGGAACCCCGTGCATTTGGCATCAACGTATCTGTCCATGGCTTCCGCCATGGAGACAACTTTCAGGTCTCTAGCGGAAACACCGGGCTGCTCCGCCTTTGTTTTGATACTGCCGTAAACCTTTTCATTCAACGCCGCAGCCTTTAACAACTGCATCACCCCGGTGCGTGAAACCGGCCACAGGTCTTTCAGTGTATTGAATATCTTTCTAAAATCATCCAGAGAGGTTAGAGCAGGCTGCTCCACATCCGGAACAATTTTTATTTCCGGTGCTTTTTTTTGGTCCAGCAGCCTTAAAAAAAATTCCGGGCCGGATATCTTTTGAAGGGCGTAGCTTATAAATTCCGGCGGCAGCGTGTAAAAACGATTTCTCCAGAAGTCATCAACGATCTCCTGGGTCAAATCGGAAGGGTCGGTCACAAGTTCCGTATCGAATAAGCTTTGAGCCTCAAAGGCGTTCTCCTGCAATATCCGCTGGCAAAAACCGTGTATGGTAAAGACGGCGGATTTGTCAAAATCGAAAAGAGCGTCTTGAATCAATTGAACGGCCAACGGCGGATTATCGTGTTTTTTCACAATAGTGTCGACAAAATCGTCCGTACTTGACCCGCTTAAAAATGCCGATTTTGCCTGAAGGAGCTTATTGCGGATTCGGTCCTTGATTTCCGCAGTTGCCGCCTTGGTAAAGGTAACTACCAGTATCTGGCCCGGCAAGAGACGTTCTTCGAGGATCAGCCTTAAATAAAGCCCGGCGATGGTATATGTCTTGCCCGTACCTGCGCTTGCTTCAATGAGAAAGGTGCCGGCAAGGGGGGAATTGGCCAAATCAAATGGTTTCATGTGGCTGAGGAATTGACGGTATCAATAAAGTCGCTTTGATAGAAAGAGCCATGGACAAGAAAATTCCCGCCATGGCTCGTGAAAAAGCCGGGCTAAGAACCCGCGCTAATCCTGATATTTCACGGGCTAGAAACTTATGGTGACGGCTGCATAGGGTCCGGAGGTGCTATAATTGGCTTCAACATCGTCAAGGTCAAAGTCGATCGTAAAGAAGCGGTATCCGCCGTGGATGTCAAGAAAAGGAAATGGCGTATAAGAAATTTCGGCCTGGCCGTCCAATATTTTGTTACCGCTGTAGCCGATTCCCGTAATTAGCAGCCGGGCCTCCAGAATATCGGCCAAAAGGCCTGCATGAAAATTGACACCCAGCATGGGAATCGGGGCGGAAAAATCCGTACTGGTGCTTTGAGTGGTGGACCTAATACCGACGCTGCCGTCGAAATATTTGATTTTACCCACAAGCCCTATGGAAAACCCGGCCAAAATGTTTTCCAGGTCCAGCAGGTCATACATGTACATGAAATCATAGACATCATATTTCAGGTTGGTGTTGATCAAGGTATTCGCATTGAATGTCAGGCCGTTAAAGTTGACAGTTTTGGAAAGAACCTTGCTGCCGTCGTAATCTGCGCTGTAATATGAGAAGCTTAGGTGATGATTCCCGAGTCCGGCAAAAATCTCGATCACGGGATAAGATTCGTCAGCCATTCCCAAATCATCTTCTATATCAATGGTGGTGCCTGTTATTCCGTTGCCGTCAACCTTGAGATCACCGCTCAGGCCGGGAAACCAGTAATACCCTCTGACACCAACCTCAAACGCCATGGCCGGAATAGACAGGCCCATAAAAACCGTTACAACGATCAGGCCCAACAATGCTTTTCTCATGACACGCTCCTTTCGCTGAAGATACCCTATTTCCTGTAACTTTCCATTAAATCCCATTGACCGTTTCATTCATGATTCCAATATCCCGATTCATCGGGGATACCGGATACAAACGAAAAGATCTTATCTTAAAAAGTCGCTCATTTTCAAGTCATAATCAAGTTTTGATGAAAATATAAAACGATTTGAAAAAATTCAAAAGGATTTGAACTTGGAATATCAAGCCTTGATGAAAGAACTTGAGCAGCTTGAAACGGACAAAAAAGATCTCAAACCCGGAGACGAGACTAACAGATTTAATGAAAGCGCATCCAGATTCAATCAAAAAGTCAGGGATTATGAACTTAAATGCAAGGCGTTCGAGAGCGAAGTCCGGGCCAATAAGGCTCAGGTGGATNNNNNNNNNNNNNNNNNNNNNNNNNNNNNNNNNNNNNNNNNNNNNNNNNNNNNNNNNNNNNNNNNNNNNNNNNNNNNNNNNNNNNNNNNNNNNNNNNNNNNNNNNNNNNNNNNNNNNNNNNNNATTTAAAACAGATGTAGAAAAAAGTAACGGCACATTACAGCAGTGACGACCTTCGGTATAACCGAAAGTTACCCGCATTATCCCACTTTGCGATAAATCTCTGCAGAAACCGTATAATAGAGTGTCGAATCACCGGATGAAAAGGGCCCTTCCATGCCTGTTTCCTTCATCAGCTGGTGATGGCAGTCGAAACAAGCCCAGGATTCCCAGTGAAGTCTGGCGGCATGATTGAGACAACCACCATAATACGGACAAAAGATGTTTCTGGTTCCACTTTTGCGGATCGGATTGGGATTTTGGTCCATCGTTCAGCTCCTTGATACACTTCTTTCCATAAAGCGCCTAATTACCTGTGGTTATGCCGTTCCGGTCAAAACCGAAATTCGATAAAACGGATTCGACCAATTCAAAGGTTTTATCACCGGTCCATGAGTCCTTGGCGACAAAATGATCAGCACCGGATTCAAGAGCGGCTATCCGGTATTCAGGCAGATCATATGTTGTAAAGACCACGATACATGTATTGGAATAACCTGTTTTTATTTGGCGAGTCAGGTTAAGACCCGTTATGTCCGGCAAATAAAAATCCATGAAAATCAGATGCGGCAGGCAGTCATCGATTTTATTGAGACCCTCCCTTCCTTGGGAGGCCTCCTCAATGGCAACAAACGGGAACCTGGCCTCCAGGGTTTTTCGCAGCGAGCGTCGAAAAGGGATGTTGTCATCAATGATTAGTATCGTGAACAATGGGTATACCCTCTTATGTGACTGCCATCCCGGATATTGAAGTTCCATCAGACCGAACCGATTATTAATTTCCTGTTTGCCGTTGTTCACAAAAAAACCGGAAAAGAAGCTAAATCATCCTTTACTAAATAACTTTTACATGTTAAATGGAGTGAACACTGTATATTATGCTTATTTAGGCTGTATTTTCCGCTACGGGCATACTACCTCCTCGGAGAGCACCGAATCGAAAATTGAAGCAAATGTTGGGCAGGAAGCTGCAAAACACCATCATTCCAGCGGCAGGGGGAAAATAGTAGCCACAAAAAATCATTTAACTATAGTAAGTTGTAGAAATTCTAAGACGTTAACTTATGGCAACGAAACATAGAATCATCATCGCCGAGGATCATACCATCCTCAGAGAAGGCTTGCGGGCTCTGTTGTCTTCAGATCCGAATTACGAAATCGTAGGTGAGGCCGAAGATGGTCGCGACGCCATTCGCTGTGTTGAAAAACTCATGCCGGATTTGCTGCTGATAGACCTATCCATGCCCAGGATGAACGGCATGGAGGCCATCAGAGATATTAAAAAGCGGTATCCGGGGATAAAGATAATTGCACTGACGGTGCACAAAACAGAGGAATACATACTGGCGACGCTCGAAGCCGGGGCCGACGGATATGTTCTGAAGGATGCCACCCACGGTGAACTGGCGATCGCCATCAACAGTGTCTTGTCCGGCAAACCGTTTCTGAGTCCGGGTGTGTCCGGAAAGGTGATTGAAGGGTACCTGGAAGGCAGAAAAACCTTAAGGTTCAGCTCTGCCTGGGATGCCATTTCCCAGCGCGAGCGCGAAGTTCTCAAGCTGATTGCCGAAGGGTATAAGAACAAAGAGATTGCCGCTATTCTCTTTATCAGTATAAAAACGGTGGAAAAACACCGTTCCAACCTAATGAAGAAGCTGAATCTTCACAATGCGGCTGCTCTGACGGCCTTTGCCATCGAAAAAGGGCTGATTACGCAATAAAATCGCTTCGCGATTTTATGAAACGCGGCTGCGCCGCTGATTATAGATATCAATATTGGATTAATTAAAACGCATAGATGCCCGTATAATTTTCAGGTGTAATATTTTTCAATTCGGCTTTGACGGCCGGCGGAACCTTGAGGATCTCAATAAAATCGGCAATGGTTTGCCGGTCAATATGTGAATGGGTCCGGGTCAAGGCCTTCAGGGCTTCATAGGGATGCGGGTATCCTTCGCGGCGCAAAATAGTCTGAATGGCTTCGGCCACCACCGCCCAGTTTTCCTGAAGATCGGCGCGGATGGCCTCATCATTTAAAATCAATTTCCCCAATCCTTTTAACAACGATTTCCAGGCAATCAGCGTATGCGCCAACGGCACGCCGATATTTCTGGTGACCGTCGAATCCGTCAAATCTCTTTGCAGTCTTGAAATCGGAAGCTTGGCGGCAAGATGCTCAAAAACTGCGATGGCAAGTCCAAGATTTCCTTCTGAATTTTCAAAATCGATGGGGTTGACCTTATGCGGCATGGCGGACGAACCCACCTCTCCGGGCTTGATCTTTTGTTTGAAATAATCCATGGAGATGTACGCCCAGATATCGCGGTCCAGGTCGATCAGGATCGTATTGATCCGTTTCAGGTTGTCGCAAAAGGCCGCCAGGTTGTCGTAATGTTCGATCTGGGTGGTGACACTGGAGCGTTTGAGCCCCAATACGTCGTTCACCAGACGATTTCCGAAAGCGATCCAGTCAATGTCCGGATAGGCCACGTGATGGGCGTTAAAGTTGCCGGTCGCCCCGCCGAATTTGGCGGAAAACGGAATGGTTCTCAATAGCTCTGCCTGATTCCTCAACCGATCGACAAACACATAGATTTCTTTACCCAGGATAGTCGGGGATGCCGGCTGGCCGTGGGTACGGGCCAGCATGGGAACATCTTTCCACTGAAGAGCCCTCTCTTTCAGTGCCGTGACAACCTCATCCAGAACCGGCGCCAACACCTCATGCCAGGCGTCCTTTAATGAACAGGGAATGGCGGTGTTGTTGATATCCTGGGATGTTAAACCAAAATGGATAAACTCCTTATAAGATTCCAGCTTCAGTTCATCAAACTTTTCCTTAAGATAATATTCCACTGCCTTGACATCATGATTGGTAATTGCCTCGATGTCTTTCACCCTGCGGGCCTCTTCGGCCGAAAAATCGCTATAGATCTTCCGCAGAGAACCGAACAGCCCGTGGTCGAAAGCCTTTAATTGCGGCAGCGGCAGGCTGCACAGGGCAATAAAATATTCGATCTCAACCCGCACCCGGTACCTGATCAGCGCTCCTTCGGAAAAATAGTTGCTTAACTTCTGGGTGATGTTACGATACCGGCCGTCCACAGGGGAAATGGCATTCAACGGCGTAAGTTCCATAATATTTTCCTCTTTTATTATAAAAAAATTCTGTTGAAAAATTTT includes:
- the purB gene encoding adenylosuccinate lyase; the encoded protein is MELTPLNAISPVDGRYRNITQKLSNYFSEGALIRYRVRVEIEYFIALCSLPLPQLKAFDHGLFGSLRKIYSDFSAEEARRVKDIEAITNHDVKAVEYYLKEKFDELKLESYKEFIHFGLTSQDINNTAIPCSLKDAWHEVLAPVLDEVVTALKERALQWKDVPMLARTHGQPASPTILGKEIYVFVDRLRNQAELLRTIPFSAKFGGATGNFNAHHVAYPDIDWIAFGNRLVNDVLGLKRSSVTTQIEHYDNLAAFCDNLKRINTILIDLDRDIWAYISMDYFKQKIKPGEVGSSAMPHKVNPIDFENSEGNLGLAIAVFEHLAAKLPISRLQRDLTDSTVTRNIGVPLAHTLIAWKSLLKGLGKLILNDEAIRADLQENWAVVAEAIQTILRREGYPHPYEALKALTRTHSHIDRQTIADFIEILKVPPAVKAELKNITPENYTGIYAF